A genomic region of Megalobrama amblycephala isolate DHTTF-2021 linkage group LG6, ASM1881202v1, whole genome shotgun sequence contains the following coding sequences:
- the LOC125269626 gene encoding uncharacterized protein LOC125269626 — protein MVIDFHMLYKIERSSGLCAPQALRSVEAFEIICFTGMMMMMRMLQMILLLTESVLIWSYQSNSTDNRESASWRIPVFTLPDSECHIETKNTSYEWFKYIERTEQVEQIGTEESERIHYHLSELYILWLTLNDTGRYITRWWYEEDKCDEYETDVVVYEEFNTDLLNDTPEEEKPSKIYCPVCEYQQATFIWYKNFSLIPNQESAQYLLLRNSSEESEGIYTCVCTWEHNGIKHNRSGFRELIIRDMSSSTPTFQLPINNSIVITDVGTELILHCSVFFGYTVCDECSVQ, from the exons ATGGTAATAGATTTCCACATGCTTTATAAGATCGAGAGGAGTAGTGGTTTGTGTGCGCCACAAGCTTTGCGCTCTGTTGAGGCCTTTGAGATTATTTGCTTTACagggatgatgatgatgatgaggatgtTACAGATGATTTTGCTCCTGACTGAATCTGTCCTGATCTGGTCATATCAGTCGAACTCCACAG ACAACCGTGAAAGTGCTAGCTGGAGAATCCCTGTATTTACCCTGCCCGACAGTGAGTGCCATATTGAGACTAAAAACACCTCGTATGAATGGTTCAAATACATCGAAAGAACAGAGCAGGTTGAGCAAATCGGGACGGAGGAGAGCGAACGCATCCATTACCACCTTTCTGAATTGTACATCCTTTGGTTAACCCTGAACGACACAGGACGCTACATCACACGCTG GTGGTATGAGGAGGACAAATGTGATGAATATGAAACTGACGTTGTGGTTTATGAGGAGTTCAACACAGATCTCTTGAACGATACTCCGGAAGAAGAAAAGCCGTCAAAAATCTACTGTCCAGTGTGTGAATATCAGCAGGCCACGTTCATCTGGTATAAG AATTTCTCTCTTATTCCAAACCAAGAGTCTGCACAGTATTTACTTCTCCGTAACTCTTCAGAAGAAAGCGAGGGTATTTACACCTGCGTTTGCACCTGGGAGCACAACGGGATAAAACACAACCGCTCTGGATTTCGCGAACTGATCATCAGAG ATATGTCCAGCAGTACTCCTACATTTCAACTTCCCATCAATAACTCCATTGTGATCACTGATGTGG